In Apium graveolens cultivar Ventura unplaced genomic scaffold, ASM990537v1 ctg5265, whole genome shotgun sequence, the sequence TTGATCTAATACTGTTGGTGGGTGCATCACTACATGCTATGTTATCTTGATTATGTGTTCATCTTCAGCTCATTGATTCATATTTATGACACATTCATATATATGAATTAGATTACAACAATGTTATTTACAGAACTCGTAATCGTCTTGCCAGCTCTGAAGCGTTTTGATTCTACATTCCCATAGGGTGCTTCTTTACTTTCTATAagatgttattattattttgcaCTGAAATCATTATTGCAAAAATGTGTGATTTATTTGTTATTACATTTGAAAGAGGGGGCTGATGTTTGGACATATTTTCTGCAATTTATCTGATGAACTGTTAACTGACTGTTATTAAATGTCTTGATGACAGTGTATCTTCGGATATTAAAGCAAGGATTGATGAACTGAAGTCAAAAATAGAAAATGAAAGGTGACATAAAATTAAGTATCATGTAAGCATTTCTTTTCACATTTTCTCCTCTAAAAAAATgcttctttattttttttatcagGCAAAGCTTTGCCGAGGCTTTTTCAAAGAGCTCAAAAGAGGTTTCCAAATGGTGATGGTGGTTTTATATACCTACTTGCTCTACAAGGTACATCTTATTAGTTTGTTAGACATATTATTTATCTATACGCAATGAGTTATTGTAAATGTAATTCATGACAACTTGGGATATGTCTATTAGTAACTTTAACAATATTGACATAGAACATGTACGTGTACTTGTGGGGTTTATTAATCTCTTGGCATTCTTGAATTCTAAGAGTCTAGTCATCTCGACATAAGTTGATAAACATTTTGGTCATAAATAATATATTCAACCATTTTTCTAGTTCCTAGAGCATATTAAGATACACATGAAAGTTATATAAATTGAACAAACTTATGGAAGAGATATTTCATAAAAAACAATCACTTTTTATCTCAGTTTCTAATGTAGAGGTAAATACAAAGTCTTGCTACTTTTCTTGCAGAGGTGTATTACTTCctatcttcttccaattcttctgTTCTACATCATTCCCCCATCTCATTATTTTTAACATCTAGTAGGAACAAATCTCATGTTTCTTtcctaaatttttctaatcctattattcaagatgaatttgaaattctTTTATAATTTTTCTTAAGATTAAATTAATTATATCTTAACATGACGTTGGATggttcaaaaaatttaaaaaaatttatctaGTTAAACGGAAAAAAATCTGTTGTTTTGGGAGTCACAcattttcttaatttttatattcttttcatgcaagatgaatttgatttttttttgtaattttttcttATGGCTAAAATCCATATATCTTAATATACGTTGGATTAGATTATcgaaaaaattgttaaaaaaaattcCTAGTTAATCGGGAACAAATCCCGAGAGTAAGACTTTTCTTAACTTTTTCTATTCCCCGTCAAGATGAATTTGAAACGTTATAATAAATTTTTATGATGACTAAAGTCGATACATGTTAATATCTGTACagtcggatcatcgaaaaatgtttaaaatatAATCTGGTTAACTCGGAATTCTTATGTTACGGAGTTGGACTTTTTCTATAATTTTCTATTactgtcatgcaagatgaatttgattttttttgtaattttttcatatgactacaaTGGATATATTTTGACATcctggatcgttgaaaaaatcattaaaaaattcTGTTGTTTATCAGGAACAAATCTCATATGGGGAGTTGGactttttctagatttttctattagtgtcatgcaagatgaatttgaaatttttttgttattttttcttTTGACTAAAATCGTTATAACTTAACACCCGTAtggttgaatcgtcgaaaaaattgtttaaaaaataATCTAGTTAATTAGGAACAAATCTCGTATTTTGGCATCAGACTTGTCCTAGAGTTTTCTATTCccgtcatgcaagatgaatttgatttttttttgtaattttttcttATGGCTAAAATCCATATATCTTAATATACGTTGGATTAGATtatcgaaaaaattattaaaaaaattcctAGTTAATCGGGAACAAATCCCGAGAGTAAGACTTTTCATAACTTTTTCTATTCCCCGTTAAGATGAATTTGAAACGTTATCATAAATTTTTATGATGACTAAAGTCGATACATGTTAATATCTGTACagtcggatcatcgaaaaatatttaaaaaataatttggTTAACTCGGAATTCTTATGTTACGGAGTTGGACTTTTTCTATAATTTTCTATTactgtcatgcaagatgaatttgattttttttgtaattttttcatatgactacaaTGGATATATTTTGACATcctggatcgttgaaaaaatcattaaaaaattcTGTTTTTTATCAGGAACTAATCTCATATGGGGAGTTGGactttttctagatttttctattagtgtcatgcaagatgaatttgaattttttttgttattttttcttTTGACTAAAATCGTTATAACTTAACACCCGTAtggttgaatcgtcgaaaaaattatttaaaaaattatctaGTTAATTAGGAACAAATCTCGTGTTTTGGCATCAGACTTGTCCTAGAGTTTTTTATTCCcatcatgcaagatgaatttaatttttttttttgtaattttttcttATTATTAAAATCAATACATCTTATTTCCATACAATTAGATTGTctaaaaaaatatttacaaaaattatCTGTAAATCAGGAATTTACCTGGTGTTTCTATTTTGTATTATGAACttgtaatattttttaattttttatgactaaaatcgatatatcttggCATCGGTATGGTTGGATGGTGTTAAAGATCTTTTGAATAAATTTATGGTTAATCATGAACGAATCTCATTTTTGGGACGTGGACTTTTTCAAGAATTTTCTATTCCTGTGAGGAAACTGTTATGCGAAATCAATTCACTGTTGAATATTTTTTAGGACGACCGGTTTTTTTAACCATTGTGTATGGAACTTTGTATGATTGGGAATTTCTTGTACTGTTCGTCTAATTTTTAGGAGGGGAATTTAAATTATATTGAAATTTTGAATAGCGGTCGTACAATACCCACCATTTAATGGAAccaattttattttattttagtttaggtagaaaaaattaaaatttacataaaatcaTTTGTCGTGGATATTTGAATTTTCGTGGAAAATTGTATAATCCGCGTACAAAATCATCCAATTGATGACTATAACCAACGGAATTAAGTGGGTTTTAGTTTCAGctgaaatttaaaattttcatgaAATGTTCGGGGGGATTTGAATTTTTGTTAAAATTTGAATAACAAATTAATTAACGATTATAACCAACCGGTTTTAGTTTAGTCAGAAAATTAAAATTAACTTGcctataatatttatattttaatattaagtGTCTTCTGAAAATTTTATCTTATCAAAGTCATAACCTTTTAAAAATTTAGGCATTAAACACCACTCATAAGTTAATACGTTTTTGTACCATCCATATTTTTTTCTAATGTTTTattatgtacatatatatttaagtagttttattaattattacaAAAACTAATATAAATTCAATTATACAATTAAAAATATATCAAGCTTTTGATTTTAAACAATTAAGATAGATGTTTTAGTTGTACTTGCTGAGTAAGGGGTGCGCGAAACCATCAGAAAAGAACTTTACGACATTGAACCGGGAATTCGGGGACTCGCTTCACATTTATGCAGCAACAAGAAAAAGATGTTACATCCATAACCTCCCAATGGATGACAGGACCAAATTAAACTGCATTGTAACTCGTTATGCAAGTGAATCAGACGTAGAGAGAAAAAATGAAGAGCTTCGTAATTCTGGAACAGACCCTCCCGTAAAGATCAGGGAAAATATGATCTGAGAATGCAGAAAGAAAAACTTGGTCTGGGATGGGAAGAACTGTGGTCAGGCTGGTCAAAAAAGATTAATCTTACATTTCATTTACTGTCATTTTTAAATGGGACAAAAAAAGGTTAATACCCAATGAAAAATAAATCAATGGATCCAAAACATCTTTTTTAATTCCCTAAAACTTTTACTTAGGCCATTAAAACACTAAAAAAACACAAACTATAGGATGCTAAAAGAAGATTATTACTTACCAAGGAGTGTTCCACCTTAATTCTTTggggagcattttcttcattgttttttgGCAATCATCATGTATCTACGAATGGAAATCAAGCAATATATTAAGTGTCCTTTTACAACGAATAATAAATTATAGATAAAAGAAAAGATTACAAAGATTTGACATGTGCATTTTACCGACAAAATGCAAACCAAATGGAGTTAAAAATTAGTGCTAATTTACAAATGTAAAGTATTATTATCATGGTGTATTCATTTCTCTATAAACAAAATTGAAACATGAATATGAGGACTAGATTTGATTAGAAATTACATCCATTGAGAACCAATACTAAACATTAAATAAATTTCGAatcacattcaaatttcaaatgAGTCCAAGAACTCAAGccaaataatatatattaatattaagcACTATAATTTCAACAAATGACATAAATGTATATAAATTAAAGGTAAAATCTTAGCGTAAAAAAATATTCAAGATTTGACATCTCTATTTAGCTAAATACGGTCCGATGATCAAGAATAAAGTAATTATGAGTGTCGGCATCTAGAAGATATAAATGTTCAAAGAATTAGGTTGAGCCATCACTTACCAATTTGAATCCAAAAAGTCATGATGGTAAGTATTATGGACACCGTAGATGTGGTTGATATAGATTGAGGAAAAATTAGGAGATGGGTTAAAACCCGATATTAAAATTAGTGATATGTGAAGAAACTCAAAAAGAAAATGGGGAACTAACGAACTAGCGAGATGAGTGCAAAGAATAAGTGATTAAAGAATGTGAGAAACATATACATATAATCAGCATTTTGAAGGGTATAGAATACTCGAGAACATACTCGTATTGGGCCGACCGAGGAATAAAATATCAATGAACTGTCCTCGCTGTAGATTGGGCCGTAATTGTAATTTTACGAACCTATCTTATAGATAGAACGTAGTGAAAGTTAAACAAAATCCCAACAATCAAATAAGCATAATTTCTTTTGGATTCATTGTGAAGAGGCTCATAAACCAAATGAACTAAATATTCCAAAAACAAATTATAGAACTTAGTccattttgattatttgaaaaGTACAAAGTGGCAAGTGGGTCATATACACAAGGAGATATGTTTAGTTGATTTTGACTCAATTACTTTTTCATTGGTTCAACAGCAAAATGATTGTGTGATGCATATTTTGCTAGGTAAGTATTACAACTAAATCAACAATAAACTAATTACGTTAAACAATGAATATAAATACCTACGGCAATTAGGTCTATTATGGTTATGAATTACATAGATCCTAAGTTAAAGAAACTAAAGTGGGCATATAACTAAGATTATGTTAATTTTTCTCAAGTACTAACAATCTGGAAGCACACTTTCATGTCAATAACTTTTGTTAATTCAGCTAATCACCCAATTAAAGCAATTGTTAATATCTCCCGAGTATTAATCCTCTAAAAATTCCATTATTTATCCCACTCTCACTTCAAATTATGCTAATCATATTTGTGTCTCTAATGAGTAAAATATCCTATTTATAACTCCTATTTTTATCTAATTAATACATTATATCGCCcgattacataaattaataaTGAAAATATAAATAACTATAACAGGCATAATCAatcaaatcacataaaaaattgtgctaaaattatattataaacaTGGCTACCCTTCTCTGCTCTATAAATGACTACTGaataataattatacaaattataaaactaagaaaataaagaaatataaTTAATCTAATAAGAACATTTAATCTTTAGTTTTATCACAAGACTAAAATCTTTCTTTATTCTCTCTTTAAAAAATCATAACTATATACTCTCTACATCGTATGTGTCTCTAATATGtcaaaaactaataaaaaaatCTTATCCCTattttaattttacaaatatattatTATTCTTAAATTTTCAAGTCAGATTTCTAAACCGACTATAATTCTCTAATAAAATTCATTATTGTCAGGTCTCTTCAGTTTCTATGATGCTTATATTGAATTCTCCTTATTGGATCATCTCTGAAAAATAAAATTCATAAGTTTTGTGTGGGCTATAAGATCGTCCCAACCGAACTTCTGTAATTTATAATAGAGCCCAAACAATCTAAGTGGCGCGTAACCCAAAAAATCAAAATTCTTAAACCAACAATCTCAATTAATATAATTAGGAGTTTTATATCGAGTGCATATAAAAAAATCTTTGGATTCATTCCCAGATCATAAAGTAGGGTGAGTATATCACTAGTTAcccactactagaaatagtagatacgatatcggtccttagacatcggcatgtaatgcacccgatgttaaaatgcAGTTTAACATCAGTTTTGTAAAAAGCGATGTTGAATACGCATATTGACATAGGTTTCACTTAGtagccgttgtctatcttcacaaattaaaaaggccacaaatttgtttttaactttgacatcagttcattttgttaaccgttgtctatggccttttaaaaaaaataaaaattacttaaCTCCCCCCCCCCCGCTTTTCAGTACACTTTCccccctttaattttaacaaaaaattcaCTTTAACATATTTTCCCCCCTTTCCAAAAAACCTCCTGCGAGCCTCTCATCTCTCCCCGACCCTCgcctctctcgtctctctcatcTGTCCCCTCCTTCTCTCTTAGTCTTCTTACCTTTCTTCTCTCTTCTTACCTTAGTCTCTGTTAACcgtctcttctctcttttctctgaaaccctaattttagccccAATTTAATTCAAGATTTGGAGCTTCAAATTAGAGCAAATTAAACTTGAAATTGAGCTAGTATTTGGAGGTTGGAGCTAGTATCTGGAGGTAGACAGCATTTGGAGGTTGGAGCACTGAGGGTTTAGAACATTGGGGTTTCGGAACATTGAAAGCATCCGGAGTTATATTCTTCTTTACTTCTTTACTGTTTATCTCCCTCATTTTTGTGTTTAATATCTTCTTTGTGCATGTAAATGTTTTATGTTtatcttcttttcttctttactgtttttcttctttgtgCATGTAAATGTTTTATGTTTTTGGGGGTTTTATGTTTGTTTCTTTTTGGGGGTTTTATGTCCTGTTTTTGGGAATTTTATGTCATGTTAAATATTTTAGGTACACTGATGTAAATCAATGTTTTAGGTACATTGATGTAAATGTAAATGTTTCTGTTCtgtttttaattatgtgttttcTGGGGGTTGTTCATACATATTAGTGTGGTTTGGGGGGGGGGTTTGGGGCTGCATTTGGACAGGTCTCAGATATGAACAAGTCTCTGCATTTCTTGTTTTGTATGATAGTCATTTCTCTGATATGAACAAGTCTCTGCATTCCTGATATGAACtatctgttacttgtgttatattaaagtaattgttttgtataattatccttctcacaaatacaagtaacagataattttaatttatttatttatgggCTAAATTTATTTCAATACTCAAGTTCTCACTGAGTTTTATTTATGTGAAGGAAATTTAACAATTGTCTGGGCTGTGAATGTTGGAATTATTGGTTTTTAATTATGTGATATTTTTAAATATCTTggtttaatttgttttaattatctTGGTTTAATTTAGTCTAGTTTATAAATTTAGTCTAGTTTTGTAATTAATTGGGTATATGTATAGGATCTTAGAGTAATGAATTAGTACTATAAATTATTAGGATATCAAGGTATTTACTCCTTTCTAAGTTTGTATAATTAATCCCTACAGTAACCAACACAAATTTGATATgccttttattaaataattataaataggtatgtgttggatttttaatgtTTATAGTGGCTATCAGGTAGGGAAAtttgatggataagacatggatTTTGCAAGATAGGGATTCTTTAGCATTTGAAATGGGGGTGGAAAACTTCTTGATATATGCTGAAGAAAATTCTGAAGATCGTAACAAAATTCCTTACCCTTGTGGACGATGCaccaattttaaaaaattctctaTAAAAACAATCAGGGGCCAAATCTATGACAATGGCTTTTTTCTAGGTTATGTGCATTGGGTTTGGTACGGGGAGACTGCTTCTACGGGTCCTAAATCTTCAAGTGCTAGTTGTCCACCTGAAGAGCAAGCTCCAGACCCACCTCCTGAGCAAGCCTCTGATGAAGCGTCAGAGCAAGATCAGGAGCATGTCGCTGCTTCAGAAACTGTTGATGTTTGTGAAGCGGCATATAACTCGAGTCAATATGATAATGATTCATATCAGTTTAGGAGGTTCGTAGCCGATGCTGAGCAACCTCTATATGAGGGTAGTGACTGTACTAAGTTAGAGTCGATGTTGAAGTTGCATAACTGGAAATCTAGGTTTGGTATTACCGATAGTGCCTTCACTGACCTCCTTTCTTCTGTTGGGTCTCTACTTCCCAAAGATAATGTGTTAGTAATGCATATGAAGCAAAAAAAACCCTTTCCAATTTAGGTCTAGAGTATATAAAGTTCCATTCATGTCCGAATGACTGTGTACTGTACAGGGGTGTACATGCTGATGCAACCAAGTGTCCTAAGTGTCGACTTTCTCGGTGGAAGTTGACAAAGAAAGGTGAAGAGAGGATTAATCTTCCAGCCAAAGTCATGTGGTATTTTTCAATAATTCCTAGATTTAAACGTATGTTTAAATCTCCTTCAACCGCTAAACTAATGTGTTGGCATGCGCAAC encodes:
- the LOC141702528 gene encoding uncharacterized protein LOC141702528 encodes the protein MDKTWILQDRDSLAFEMGVENFLIYAEENSEDRNKIPYPCGRCTNFKKFSIKTIRGQIYDNGFFLGYVHWVWYGETASTGPKSSSASCPPEEQAPDPPPEQASDEASEQDQEHVAASETVDVCEAAYNSSQYDNDSYQFRRFVADAEQPLYEGSDCTKLESMLKLHNWKSRFGITDSAFTDLLSSVGSLLPKDNVGVHADATKCPKCRLSRWKLTKKGEERINLPAKVMWYFSIIPRFKRMFKSPSTAKLMCWHAQQRTQDGKMRHPADSPSWKNIDYRWPSFGSEPRNLPLALSADGVNPHNNGLSNRYSCWPVILVTYNLPPWLCMKRKFMMLSILVPGPHEPGNNIDIYLQPMIDDLKKLWKEGEPNMYDAYNKSFFTLKAVLMWTINDFPAYGNLSG